Genomic window (Magnolia sinica isolate HGM2019 chromosome 10, MsV1, whole genome shotgun sequence):
gaagaaaaggaaacataaagtattggactataactggaggaagaagagcattttttttgagttgccctattggagtgatctgaaattgcgacacaacttggatgtcatgcatattgagaagaatatatgtgacaatattttcggaacattgatgaacatagagaagaaaacaaaagacagtttcaaggctcgattggatctacaagcaatgggcttaaggaaagagttgcacttgcaaccacatgaaaattcatatactataccagcagctagctacacattgacaaaactagaaaagaagcatttatgtgaatggtcgagatcggtgaagtttctcgatgggtatgcgtcaaatatatctcggcgcgtaaacattacggactgtaaggtattaagaatgaaaagtcatgattgtcatgtcttTCTTCAACGTCTACTACcggttgcgattcgtggattcctgagcaaggatatcagtgcggcgttgattgagttggggatattctttaaggatttgtgttcgaaatCATTGACTGTACAGGTTATTAAACGgctggagagggacattgtcgtaatcctttgcaaacttgaaagaatatttccacctgCGTTCTTCGATGttatggtacacctagcgattcacttaccgcacgaggcgaagcttgccggcccagtacaatatcgttggatgtatccgatcgaaaggtggaagaacctattaaaaattttattcattccataaactacatatatccatattTTTTAACATAtagttttgtgtacagataccttcacacactaaaatgatttgtgaggaataaggcacgtccAGAGGGATCCATTGTAGAGgcatacattgataatgagtgcctgacattttgctccatgtatcttcgtgccatagagactagattcaactgaGAAGATCGGAATGtcgatgaagggcaggagcatgaacaaggactcatatctgtattcgcACATAACATCTGTCCTTTAGGAAACCCCGacatttcaggatatggaccttggggatctagcaaaggcgcggtggtatgtgCTACATaactgtgaagaaatagagtcatacttagagtaagtctttcctcgataattgtatctctgtatacgatgatcttaatgtttcttgctaaTGACGTGTTAATTATATATAGTGAACACATCGAGGAGATGAAGTCCTAATACCcaacaaattatgatcgaatgcatcaagaTCAGTTTCCAGAATGCTTTGCAAAACTTGTAAGAtatcacattgtatctcaccacacttagaattttgttatattgcataatatttaaacctaagaaaatcccTAAATAATTACATTCTGTatgtgataatagatgaagatgttgcgtgctagcaactctgcggatgcgtctGATGTACTTTACTCACTggcgtgtggccctgatagacgtgtatctagatatacaggttgtattgtaaatgagATTCGGTTCCACACtaaagaacgtgagaagtataggaccacacaaaatagtggggtggttgtgaagggaacgcaTGAGGAGctagaaattgacttttatggtgttttgacagatattattgagctgagttattgtatgagaaagcgggtgtacttatttaaatgaaattggtgggacattgaaaataagaagttgggaatacagactgacaactacgttatgagcataaatttatctcggaagtggtttaaggatgacccatttgtcctcgccagccaagctgaacaagtattttacctcgctgacgccaagttaggcggctcttagCACGTGGTATAGAAAATAAAGCCCcggaacgtatttgacgttcccgtaCCAAAAGTTGAAGATAACGAGGATGAGAGAAATGAAAtgtctagggttgaacaagcatatcaagaagacgtgCCATCTGGGGATATAAGGACTGATtcaaatgttgatattgatgtggtgtaattggacagagatgatgtaccacctgatcatgttgatgcctcaataatacatgacattgttagagatgatagtggtttcattgatgacgacatTGCAaacgatgaagagaaaatactgatcagcgatagtgatggtgatgAAGAAATaatcctaagcgatagtgatacagacgacgattattaaatgtacacataatttacatgtcatttttcaattcgaataatttgtgtattacatgtatacgtgaaaataacaagtcatgatttattcctttaattgacttgtttataatccacatttgcagttgagtcaatttctgattatgtcctcctcaaaccggaGCGTAGCGGAAGCATGTAATATACTTCATCAACTGTTGCAGATGGACTTTTCGGCCCTATCTTCTTTtggtagggccaaagagatacccAGTCTAGTTGATGagtgtagggaggaatatatcgaGGCTGACTCAGATGAcaaattaaacaatcttagaGAAATTTCGGAGCTGACAAAGGATTATAATCGTGGAAAACTTCGTATGAAAGATGCAGTTATGTCACTTGCGCATCTGAATGGAGTCTCGAGAGACCAAATTTCTCCTATTATGACTGACACGTTGGCTGTaacaatgtcgagtgcttcacacagCTTGACATATAATTCTGCAGCGTACGATAACTTAccagggagtacttcggatagtttacctcagagttgtttcgtattacaacgaaatatgtgtatttaatatagaatgacaatgtgtaatggaattttcaaAGGTTATAGATTAatatttacagttttattatattttgcgtgcattatagtgtaatgatctaatcatattttaatcatctctctaagcataagcacaaatgcattctaccatcaacactacttgtataatgttttagtatattccacttgtactgACATTGTATAAATTTACAAGTTCGTACATCGCACATATccagtgatggcaccaggtgggagacgtCGTTCgggcactggatctaccccttccacccGTGATGCGGCGGAGACAGcatcgccgtcacatgttgcatcacaGGCATCTGATCCATCAATCGTTCATACACcgagcactgcatgtaagtctagacatatatttcttttaaagaCTTCTGTTGATACaatagacttacatatttcttttgtgacagcatcgtcgaccagccgacgaggacgtggacccacgcgtgggttagttttacagagacttacgcgtgagggtagggtgacagtAGAGTTCTCACAGGACTGCCTTAGACCTATTGGGGACAATGCCAGGTTGTTTACATCGGAGGTCGATGTCTTATGTCGATCTCTGATCCCTACCACCACCCCCCGTTGggtagacgtgacagatgatgtgcggcagcacatccgtcagcgccttacggtaaaatttagtaaattaaattttattttgtaaaatttcatttatggttaagttattttcttaataagtttattaccttaatccattatttacaaaattacaggataaatttgtcttggatttgagtgttccgtacATTTCCCATGCTGTCGATGACATGATCAAGGAGCGGTTTAAGGAGTACCGCAGTGATTTACACCAGCGGTACAAGCGGTGCAGGAGCCTCGAGGAGGCCGTATTGACCGCACCGCCGCACGTGACCATTGACGATTGGCGGATACTCTGTGAGAGATTTTCGTCTgagtcttttcaggtaatatttacatatttacgatatcttaaggtaacaattaaattcgtaattaataataatatattatgaataatgtgttcaaaagaggagcaaaataaattctgcgaACAGGGGAAAGTTGGAAGTGAACCacatagctggttcaaagtcatttgtacaactTCGTCGCGACATGGTAAGAAGTTACTGgtt
Coding sequences:
- the LOC131257340 gene encoding uncharacterized protein LOC131257340; protein product: MAPGGRRRSGTGSTPSTRDAAETASPSHVASQASDPSIVHTPSTASSSTSRRGRGPTRGLVLQRLTREGRVTVEFSQDCLRPIGDNARLFTSEVDVLCRSLIPTTTPRWVDVTDDVRQHIRQRLTDKFVLDLSVPYISHAVDDMIKERFKEYRSDLHQRYKRCRSLEEAVLTAPPHVTIDDWRILCERFSSESFQRSKINSANRGKLEVNHIAGSKSFVQLRRDMRDSVTGQEPGLVDFYRETHCRQATGSWVHPTASENWAAMDAIRSQPTPDGTQRSEPEILSEVLGTRSGYVRGLGHGAKLMAPARVASSRSVAGESAIRRADIAEKEVQHLRGAVDEIKDQLARQREEHERQKEEQERQREEQERRMEDMRVEHERRMQEILQVLAARLPIDAPPPPPSSL